A genomic region of Streptosporangium lutulentum contains the following coding sequences:
- a CDS encoding SulP family inorganic anion transporter, with the protein MGTDTKSDTALTKSNISSVLRYDLPASLVVFLVAVPLSLGIAIASGAPLVAGLIAGVVGGVVAGFLGGSVVQVSGPAAGLSLVVADLVMTYGWRATCMITLLAGALQLLLGVFRVARSALAVSPAVVHGMLAGVGVVIALSQLHVVLGGSPQRSAIENLIELPQQIIDNHNHAVFVGLLTITVLVASTRLPQQLRIIPAPLTALLAASVTAWAFDWDVTRIDLSKSLSEWASPVWPQGDWHGIIAAVMLVALLAGVESLLCSVATDKLHDGKRSDLDKELTAQGVANMVTGALGGLPVAGVIVRSTANVRAGARSRWSTIMHGFWILVFAVFLGWTITLIPMEALAALLVFIGIQMVNMGHLRNLRGHGEIPVYVITMAGVVLLGLAEGVLLGLILAALLALRRLTWVTVQVTPEPDGHWRVLIGGSLTFLGVPTLTSQLHSIPAGAAVELDLNIDFMDNAAFEAVHAWRHEHERGGGTVDIDEIHDEWYAMAASGARMFPAKTPPRAPDRWWLPWSHRRYSRASENSLVPAQHVPAEDARAAPDLLAGAREFHRRTAPLIRPLMHEMARKQDPSHLFITCADSRLVPNLITASGPGDLFTVRNIGNLVPRKGSAHSDDSVAAAIEYATNVLSVRTITVCGHSGCGAMAALLSGGEKTVEGSALSRWLRHGHHSLAQFVTTESDGADDGPLDRLCRVNVTQQLENLRTYPQVDERFRSGDLELVGAYFDISTARVHILQSPPISAGPP; encoded by the coding sequence ATGGGGACGGACACAAAGAGCGACACGGCGCTCACAAAAAGTAACATATCTTCCGTGCTGCGATACGATCTGCCCGCCTCCCTGGTGGTCTTCCTGGTGGCGGTGCCTCTCTCGCTGGGCATCGCGATCGCTTCGGGAGCACCGCTGGTGGCAGGGCTCATCGCCGGCGTGGTAGGCGGCGTGGTGGCGGGCTTCCTGGGCGGTTCGGTCGTCCAGGTGAGCGGGCCGGCCGCCGGCCTCTCGCTGGTGGTCGCCGATCTCGTCATGACGTACGGCTGGCGGGCCACCTGCATGATCACTTTGCTCGCGGGGGCGTTACAGCTTCTGCTCGGGGTGTTCCGGGTCGCCCGCTCGGCCCTGGCGGTCTCACCCGCCGTGGTTCACGGCATGCTCGCCGGGGTCGGCGTGGTGATCGCGCTCTCCCAGCTGCACGTGGTGCTCGGCGGGAGCCCTCAACGCTCCGCGATCGAGAACCTGATCGAGTTGCCGCAGCAGATCATCGACAACCACAACCACGCGGTCTTCGTCGGCCTGCTCACCATCACGGTCCTGGTCGCCTCCACCCGGCTGCCCCAGCAGCTCCGAATCATCCCTGCGCCCCTGACCGCCCTGCTCGCCGCCTCGGTGACCGCCTGGGCGTTCGACTGGGATGTCACCCGGATCGACCTCTCCAAGAGTCTGAGCGAATGGGCCAGCCCGGTCTGGCCTCAGGGCGACTGGCACGGGATCATCGCGGCGGTGATGCTCGTGGCGCTGCTGGCAGGAGTGGAGTCGCTGCTCTGCTCGGTGGCCACCGACAAGCTGCACGACGGCAAGCGGTCCGACCTGGACAAGGAGCTCACCGCCCAGGGGGTGGCCAACATGGTGACCGGCGCGCTGGGCGGCCTGCCCGTGGCCGGAGTCATCGTCCGCAGCACCGCCAACGTCCGCGCCGGGGCTCGCAGCCGCTGGTCCACGATCATGCACGGCTTCTGGATCCTGGTGTTCGCGGTCTTCCTGGGCTGGACGATCACCCTGATCCCAATGGAGGCGCTGGCCGCCCTGCTGGTCTTCATCGGCATCCAGATGGTCAACATGGGACATCTCCGCAACCTGCGCGGTCACGGCGAGATCCCGGTATACGTGATCACGATGGCCGGGGTCGTGCTCCTCGGCCTCGCCGAGGGAGTGCTGCTCGGCCTCATCCTCGCCGCGCTGCTCGCGCTGCGCCGCCTCACCTGGGTGACCGTACAGGTCACGCCCGAACCCGACGGGCACTGGCGCGTGCTGATCGGTGGCTCACTGACCTTCCTCGGCGTGCCCACGCTCACCTCCCAGCTTCACTCCATCCCCGCCGGGGCGGCGGTGGAGCTGGACCTGAACATCGACTTCATGGACAACGCGGCCTTCGAGGCCGTCCACGCATGGCGGCACGAACACGAGCGCGGCGGCGGCACCGTGGACATCGACGAGATCCATGACGAGTGGTACGCGATGGCCGCCAGCGGCGCCCGGATGTTTCCGGCCAAGACCCCGCCGCGCGCCCCGGACCGCTGGTGGCTGCCCTGGTCCCACCGGCGCTACAGCCGGGCCTCCGAAAATTCGCTGGTCCCCGCTCAGCACGTGCCGGCGGAGGACGCTCGCGCCGCACCCGACCTGCTCGCCGGAGCTCGGGAGTTCCACCGGCGTACGGCCCCGCTGATCCGCCCGCTCATGCACGAGATGGCCCGCAAGCAGGACCCCTCGCATCTCTTCATCACCTGTGCGGACTCCCGGCTCGTGCCGAACCTGATCACCGCCAGCGGTCCCGGCGACCTGTTCACCGTTCGCAACATCGGCAACCTGGTCCCCCGGAAGGGCTCGGCTCACTCGGACGACTCGGTCGCCGCGGCGATCGAGTACGCGACGAACGTCCTCAGCGTCCGGACCATCACGGTCTGCGGCCATTCCGGCTGCGGGGCCATGGCCGCGCTGCTCAGCGGGGGCGAGAAGACCGTGGAAGGGTCCGCGCTCTCCCGCTGGCTACGCCACGGCCACCACAGTCTGGCCCAGTTCGTCACCACCGAGAGCGACGGAGCCGACGACGGCCCGCTGGACCGCCTCTGCCGGGTCAACGTGACCCAGCAGTTGGAGAACCTACGGACCTACCCTCAGGTGGACGAACGCTTCCGCTCCGGAGACCTGGAGCTGGTGGGCGCCTACTTCGACATCTCCACCGCCCGGGTCCACATCCTTCAATCACCGCCGATCTCGGCCGGTCCGCCCTGA
- a CDS encoding TetR/AcrR family transcriptional regulator, with protein sequence MSRQLTAYDAKRPALTKRGEATRRRILEAATDLIFDQGATSTTLDEVRAVTRTSKSQLYHYFADKSDLVRAVIEHQTQRMIDAQRPLIDEIESFEDLVAWRDHLVTLQRDRRCGGGCPLGSLAGELADVDETARLDLVRAFDHWQGHLLRGLTRMRDRRELRADADPDALATAIMAGLQGGFLLSQTMRSARPLAIALDAALTYVRSHLAPETRSSGLQTRDSERSR encoded by the coding sequence ATGTCAAGGCAGCTCACGGCGTACGACGCCAAGCGGCCCGCGCTGACCAAGCGCGGCGAGGCGACTCGGCGGCGGATCCTGGAAGCCGCCACCGACCTGATCTTCGATCAGGGGGCGACCTCCACCACGCTCGACGAGGTCCGGGCGGTCACCAGGACCAGCAAATCGCAGCTCTACCATTACTTCGCCGACAAGTCCGACCTCGTACGCGCCGTCATCGAGCACCAGACCCAGCGGATGATCGACGCCCAACGCCCGCTGATCGACGAGATCGAGTCCTTCGAAGACCTGGTCGCCTGGCGCGATCACCTGGTGACGTTGCAACGGGATCGCAGATGCGGGGGCGGCTGCCCGCTCGGTTCGCTGGCCGGCGAGCTCGCCGACGTCGACGAGACGGCGCGCCTGGACCTGGTCAGAGCCTTCGACCACTGGCAGGGCCATCTCCTGCGCGGACTGACCAGGATGCGTGACCGCCGGGAACTGCGCGCCGACGCGGACCCCGACGCCCTGGCCACCGCGATCATGGCCGGGCTCCAGGGCGGTTTCCTGCTCTCCCAGACCATGCGCAGCGCCCGCCCTCTCGCCATCGCCCTCGACGCCGCGCTGACGTACGTCCGCTCCCATCTCGCACCCGAGACCCGCTCGTCGGGCCTCCAGACCCGCGATTCGGAACGGTCCAGGTAG
- a CDS encoding NAD-dependent epimerase/dehydratase family protein yields MRTLVIGGSVFLGRAIVEEALRRGHEVTTFNRGRSGVTVPGVEAVRGDREIPGDLERLTAGREWDIVVDVCGYVPRVVGESVRALNGKAATYAFISSISACADWPGLPETDESSPRFECAPDAGPDDGDYGTLKAGCERAVEQGFEGNALIIEPGLILGPHENVGRLPWWLDRFSRGGQVLAPGDPNVAMQVIDARDIAAFTLAQAEAGVNDRFFTGGVRGNITFGDWLAECRAVTGSDAELVWVEDRFLLDREVGSWVELPLWVPEGPELAGAWMSSSAKAHAAGLRCRPVAETIRDTWAWLREIPSEERVFGRQGIDPAKEAKLLAEWA; encoded by the coding sequence ATGAGAACTCTGGTTATCGGCGGTTCGGTTTTCCTCGGCCGGGCGATCGTCGAGGAGGCGTTGCGGCGCGGACACGAGGTCACGACATTCAACCGAGGCAGGAGCGGGGTGACCGTACCCGGGGTGGAGGCGGTCAGAGGTGATCGCGAAATACCCGGGGATCTGGAACGACTGACGGCAGGCCGCGAATGGGACATCGTGGTGGACGTCTGCGGGTACGTCCCCCGGGTCGTCGGCGAGTCGGTGCGCGCGCTCAACGGCAAGGCCGCCACCTACGCGTTCATCTCCAGCATCTCGGCCTGCGCCGACTGGCCGGGCCTGCCGGAGACCGACGAGAGTTCGCCCCGGTTCGAGTGCGCCCCGGACGCCGGACCCGACGACGGCGACTACGGCACGCTGAAGGCGGGCTGCGAGCGAGCGGTGGAGCAGGGTTTCGAGGGCAACGCCCTGATCATCGAGCCGGGCCTCATCCTCGGCCCGCATGAGAACGTCGGCCGCCTGCCCTGGTGGCTCGATCGGTTCTCCCGGGGCGGGCAGGTCCTCGCTCCCGGCGATCCGAATGTGGCGATGCAGGTCATCGACGCCCGCGACATCGCCGCGTTCACCTTGGCCCAGGCCGAGGCCGGGGTGAACGACCGGTTCTTCACCGGTGGGGTCCGGGGCAACATCACCTTCGGCGACTGGCTCGCCGAGTGCCGCGCGGTGACGGGCTCGGACGCCGAACTCGTCTGGGTGGAGGATCGGTTCCTGCTCGACCGGGAGGTGGGATCCTGGGTCGAGCTGCCCCTCTGGGTCCCCGAGGGCCCCGAACTCGCCGGGGCCTGGATGTCCTCGTCCGCGAAGGCCCACGCGGCCGGGCTGCGCTGCCGCCCGGTCGCCGAGACCATCCGCGACACCTGGGCCTGGCTTCGCGAGATCCCCTCCGAGGAGCGCGTCTTCGGCAGGCAGGGCATCGACCCGGCGAAGGAGGCCAAGCTCCTGGCGGAATGGGCGTAA
- a CDS encoding NAD(P)-dependent alcohol dehydrogenase has product MAGARHLEPGGSSAPRSLLLTCGASARSSARTAVREDLTSGHTATGGVERMPNQSAPVAGYPRSTGKSVLPIDEFAKYDVLTCRKAATAQENIMRAVVQDAYGSPDVLKIQEIDRPAVKDDEVLVRVHAASVHPDVWHVVSGRPYVPRLMGAGLLRPKIRVPGTDMAGRVESVGKNVTRFQAGDEVFGEALWGNQWRNGGAFAEYVSVSQDALALKPGNVTFEQAAAVPTSGLIALRNLQEGRSGPGRSVLVNGAAGGVGAFAVQLAKAYGAKVTGVDHHTKLDLVRSLGADRVIDYTREDFTRNGERYDLIFDIPGNHSFADCRRALMPEGAYVLIGHDRFGDVGGRRLGSLPHFFKLMALSPFRSQLSTPSSSMPSRKDSMAVLREFLETGRLTPVVDRTYSLEEVPEAIRYLAGGEARGKVVITVWNAPRSSCEGPFYRRATRTPYVRRTAGAGNRTPRSNE; this is encoded by the coding sequence GTGGCCGGCGCCAGGCATCTCGAACCCGGTGGCTCCTCCGCGCCCCGATCCTTGCTTCTCACCTGCGGCGCATCTGCGCGAAGCTCGGCGCGCACCGCAGTACGCGAGGATCTGACGAGTGGCCATACCGCGACCGGCGGTGTCGAAAGAATGCCGAATCAATCGGCTCCGGTCGCCGGATATCCCCGGTCGACCGGGAAATCGGTTCTGCCGATCGACGAGTTCGCGAAGTACGATGTTCTGACTTGCCGCAAAGCCGCGACGGCGCAGGAGAACATCATGAGGGCAGTCGTCCAAGACGCGTACGGCTCGCCCGATGTTCTGAAAATCCAGGAAATCGACCGGCCGGCGGTCAAGGACGATGAGGTGCTGGTGCGCGTTCACGCGGCCTCCGTTCACCCTGATGTCTGGCATGTTGTGAGCGGCAGGCCGTATGTCCCGCGACTCATGGGGGCCGGGCTGCTCCGGCCGAAGATTCGCGTTCCGGGAACGGATATGGCCGGTCGTGTGGAATCGGTGGGCAAGAACGTGACGCGATTCCAAGCGGGCGACGAGGTGTTCGGCGAGGCCCTCTGGGGCAACCAGTGGAGAAACGGCGGTGCCTTCGCCGAGTACGTGTCCGTTTCGCAGGACGCCCTGGCGTTGAAACCCGGCAACGTCACCTTCGAACAAGCCGCGGCCGTACCCACCTCCGGACTCATCGCCCTGCGGAACCTTCAGGAAGGGCGGTCGGGGCCAGGCCGAAGTGTGCTGGTCAACGGTGCCGCCGGTGGTGTGGGAGCCTTCGCCGTACAGCTCGCCAAAGCGTACGGAGCGAAGGTGACCGGCGTCGACCACCACACCAAACTGGACCTGGTCCGTTCGCTCGGCGCGGATCGCGTCATCGACTACACCCGGGAGGATTTCACCCGGAACGGCGAGCGATACGACCTGATCTTCGACATTCCCGGGAACCACTCGTTTGCTGATTGCCGGCGTGCCCTTATGCCCGAGGGGGCCTACGTGCTCATCGGGCATGACCGCTTCGGTGATGTGGGAGGCCGTCGGCTGGGAAGTCTGCCGCATTTCTTCAAACTGATGGCGCTCTCCCCGTTCCGGAGTCAACTGTCGACGCCGAGCTCGTCGATGCCGAGCAGGAAAGACTCGATGGCCGTCCTGAGGGAGTTTCTGGAAACAGGGAGACTCACGCCGGTCGTCGACAGAACGTATTCGCTGGAAGAGGTTCCCGAAGCCATCCGCTATCTGGCCGGAGGAGAGGCCCGGGGAAAGGTCGTCATCACCGTTTGGAACGCACCCCGGTCGTCATGTGAGGGACCCTTTTACCGGAGGGCGACGCGGACGCCGTACGTTCGACGAACGGCCGGCGCGGGAAACCGTACTCCGCGCTCGAATGAATGA
- the fxlM gene encoding methyltransferase, FxLD system encodes MVEWQEPREELVAQMRTRGISRIVADAFRTVPRHVFLPDLPPETVYRDDAIVTKRDADGRAISSSSQPAIMALMLDQLGVEPGQRVLEIGTGTGYNAALLAHLVGPEGQVVSVDIDADLVDRAREHLIDAGRPEVTVVCGDGAEGFAPAAPYDRVIATVGVWDLFPAWLDQLGPGGRVVVPLDVRGVQRSVAMERAGGHWTSHSVVPCGFMRMRGPFAGPETTLVLDRASDLTISLPGPGEVGDVPGALEGPSVRMPAEVGVSRTQLLDGLSLWLAIHEPRWCMLSEAQPGRLASPPLTPSGFRMAIGVIDGDSLSLLEAEADDLLIARGYGPERTRLAADLVTHVRSWDTANRPMTTGLRIDAYREAAPREGLLVRKRHTTLALSWSAG; translated from the coding sequence ATGGTCGAGTGGCAGGAGCCCCGGGAAGAGCTGGTCGCGCAGATGCGCACGCGTGGAATCAGCCGGATTGTGGCAGATGCCTTCCGGACGGTGCCACGACACGTGTTCCTGCCGGATCTTCCCCCGGAGACCGTTTACCGGGACGACGCGATCGTGACCAAGCGCGACGCGGACGGCCGGGCGATCAGCTCCTCCTCGCAACCGGCGATCATGGCCTTGATGCTCGACCAGCTCGGGGTGGAGCCGGGACAGCGGGTGCTGGAGATCGGGACCGGAACGGGCTACAACGCCGCGCTGCTCGCCCACCTGGTGGGACCCGAAGGCCAGGTCGTCAGTGTCGACATCGACGCCGACCTGGTTGACCGCGCTCGGGAGCACCTGATCGACGCAGGCCGTCCCGAGGTGACCGTGGTGTGCGGCGACGGCGCCGAGGGGTTCGCGCCGGCGGCCCCCTACGACCGGGTGATCGCCACCGTCGGCGTCTGGGATCTCTTCCCGGCCTGGCTGGACCAGCTCGGCCCCGGCGGACGCGTCGTCGTGCCGCTGGACGTGCGCGGCGTGCAACGCTCGGTGGCCATGGAACGGGCGGGCGGGCACTGGACGAGCCATTCGGTGGTGCCCTGCGGCTTCATGCGGATGCGAGGCCCCTTCGCCGGCCCGGAGACGACCCTGGTGCTGGACCGGGCCTCCGACCTGACGATCTCCCTTCCCGGCCCGGGTGAGGTCGGCGATGTGCCGGGCGCGCTGGAAGGCCCCTCGGTGAGGATGCCCGCCGAGGTCGGCGTGAGCCGTACGCAGCTTCTCGACGGGCTGAGCCTGTGGCTGGCGATACACGAGCCCCGCTGGTGCATGCTGTCCGAGGCACAGCCCGGCCGGCTGGCATCGCCCCCGCTCACCCCTTCGGGATTCAGGATGGCCATCGGAGTCATCGACGGCGACAGCCTCTCCCTGCTGGAAGCGGAGGCGGACGACCTGCTGATCGCGCGCGGCTACGGGCCGGAAAGAACGCGGCTCGCCGCCGATCTCGTCACCCACGTCCGGTCCTGGGACACGGCGAACCGTCCCATGACGACCGGACTGCGCATCGACGCCTATCGTGAGGCCGCGCCCCGCGAGGGGCTGCTCGTCCGCAAGCGGCACACCACGCTTGCCCTGTCGTGGAGCGCCGGCTGA
- a CDS encoding YbhB/YbcL family Raf kinase inhibitor-like protein, translating to MLGSTASAERLQLELISVSSPRVSDGDPLPADYSCKGSVGNPPLRWSRVPDDTTSVAIVTDSTGRTGGEVNWVVFDIDPRTNELAEGSVPVGAVEGRTTSGKVGYSPPCDAQETYRFTVYALKGKLNLKKGEALDQTLKSIAAKTIAWGRLTTTHIE from the coding sequence ATGTTGGGCAGCACCGCTTCCGCAGAGCGGTTGCAGCTTGAGCTGATCAGCGTCTCAAGCCCTCGGGTGAGTGACGGTGATCCACTGCCGGCCGACTATTCATGCAAAGGCTCGGTCGGCAACCCGCCGTTGCGCTGGTCGCGCGTGCCGGACGACACCACGTCCGTCGCGATCGTGACCGACAGCACCGGGCGCACCGGCGGCGAGGTGAACTGGGTCGTGTTCGACATCGACCCCCGCACCAACGAGCTGGCGGAAGGCAGTGTCCCAGTGGGAGCCGTGGAGGGGCGCACAACGAGTGGCAAGGTGGGCTACAGCCCGCCATGTGACGCCCAGGAGACTTATCGTTTCACCGTCTATGCACTCAAGGGCAAGCTCAACCTCAAAAAGGGCGAAGCTCTCGACCAGACCTTGAAGAGCATCGCGGCGAAGACGATCGCCTGGGGGCGACTCACCACGACGCACATTGAGTGA